One genomic segment of Candidatus Baltobacteraceae bacterium includes these proteins:
- the carB gene encoding carbamoyl-phosphate synthase large subunit, whose amino-acid sequence MPRRNVMVIGSGPIVIGQAAEFDYAGVQACRALREEGHRVVLVNSNPATIMTDPEVADAVYLEPLTLGSIEQILARERPDALLPTLGGQTGLNLAVELDDAGLLERYEVELLGTPVETIKLAEDRERFKRKMLEIGEPVASSVIVTEVEAGVAFAARSGYPLVVRPAYTLGGTGGGIVYDEEQLRQTLDAGLNASLIHQALVETSLLGWKEIEYEVLRDRAGNCIIVCNMENIDPVGVHTGDSIVVAPSQTLSDREYQMLRSASVNVIRALEVQGGCNIQFALHPDRSEYAIIEVNPRVSRSSALASKATGYPIAKIATRIALGQTLDEIPNPVTGVTKAAYEPTLDYTVVKIPRWPFDKFPIADTHLGTQMKSTGEAMGIGRTFRAALLKAVRGLDLKRETLTGGFEEWSDAELEGIVARPTHERLFAVAELLRRTPSARESTIERIHELSTIDRFWLNEFADLVELEVRLQKSPSHDDIVEALEYGYATQTTRSNGAVPAAFRMVDTAAGEFPAKSPYYYLSRGELDEMRPTPHEAVVVVGSGPIRIGQGIEFDYSCVHAAWALRNAGRSAVIVNNNPETVSTDFDVSDVLVFEPPGADEVEAAYRATNARGVMLAFGGQTAINLAGELQRRGVPLVGSDRASLDMAEDREQFDAALSRLGVARPEGKAARSFREARAIARELGFPVLVRPSFVLGGRAMEIVYNEGQLASYAESAPPILPDAPLLVDKYLRGLEIEVDAVCDGDDIMIPGIFEHIERAGIHSGDSISVYPTQTIDEAMERHIADVTLAIARELRIRGLINIQFVIHESALYIIEANPRASRTVPIIQKATGINMVAAATRIALGEKLRDMEYGVGLHPRVPYVVVKVPVFSFSKMRGVETILGPEMKSTGEVLGIDETFAGALAKGFLAAGVRLPGDGGRILVSIADEEKAEAVPVLRRYAELGHTLVATPGTRAVLEAAGIRCESINKIAQGSPHVLDLITSRGVDLVINDAKGPREISDNYKIRRAAVEASIACLTSLDTARALAEALASTAGPPRSLQEYRNAALTIES is encoded by the coding sequence ATGCCCCGCCGGAACGTGATGGTCATCGGCTCGGGACCGATCGTCATCGGTCAGGCCGCAGAGTTCGATTATGCCGGCGTGCAAGCGTGCCGCGCGCTTCGCGAGGAAGGCCACCGGGTCGTCCTCGTCAACTCCAATCCCGCCACGATTATGACCGATCCCGAGGTAGCCGACGCGGTCTACCTCGAGCCCCTCACGCTCGGATCGATCGAGCAAATTCTCGCGCGCGAACGGCCCGACGCGCTGCTGCCGACGCTCGGCGGTCAGACGGGCCTCAATCTCGCGGTCGAACTCGACGACGCCGGTCTGCTCGAACGGTACGAGGTCGAGTTGCTGGGCACGCCCGTCGAAACGATTAAGCTCGCCGAAGATCGCGAGCGGTTCAAACGTAAGATGCTCGAGATCGGCGAGCCGGTGGCTTCCAGCGTCATCGTCACCGAGGTCGAAGCGGGCGTCGCGTTTGCCGCGCGCAGCGGCTATCCGCTCGTCGTGCGCCCGGCGTACACCCTCGGCGGAACCGGCGGCGGCATCGTGTACGACGAGGAGCAGCTGCGTCAGACGCTCGACGCCGGCCTCAATGCCAGCTTGATCCACCAGGCGCTCGTCGAAACGTCGCTGTTGGGCTGGAAAGAGATCGAGTACGAAGTCCTGCGGGATCGCGCCGGCAACTGCATCATCGTCTGCAACATGGAGAATATCGATCCCGTCGGCGTGCATACCGGCGATTCGATCGTCGTCGCGCCGTCGCAGACACTCTCCGACCGCGAATATCAGATGCTGCGCAGCGCCAGCGTCAACGTCATTCGCGCGCTGGAGGTGCAAGGCGGCTGTAACATTCAGTTCGCGCTTCATCCCGACCGCAGCGAATACGCGATCATCGAAGTCAATCCGCGCGTCTCGCGCAGCTCGGCGCTCGCGTCGAAAGCCACCGGCTATCCGATTGCCAAGATCGCCACGCGCATCGCGTTGGGACAAACGCTCGACGAAATTCCCAACCCGGTCACGGGCGTCACGAAGGCCGCCTACGAGCCGACCCTCGACTACACGGTGGTCAAGATTCCGCGCTGGCCGTTCGACAAGTTCCCCATCGCCGACACGCACCTCGGCACGCAGATGAAATCGACCGGCGAAGCGATGGGAATCGGCCGTACGTTTCGCGCCGCGCTGCTCAAGGCGGTGCGCGGACTCGATCTCAAACGCGAGACGCTCACCGGCGGCTTCGAAGAGTGGAGTGATGCCGAACTCGAAGGCATCGTTGCGCGCCCCACGCACGAGAGGCTCTTCGCCGTCGCTGAGTTGCTTCGAAGAACCCCTTCCGCTCGAGAATCGACCATCGAAAGAATCCACGAACTCTCGACGATAGATCGATTTTGGCTCAACGAATTTGCAGACCTCGTCGAGCTGGAAGTTCGGTTGCAAAAGAGTCCGAGTCACGACGATATCGTCGAGGCTTTGGAGTACGGCTACGCGACGCAAACGACGCGATCCAACGGAGCGGTACCGGCGGCGTTTCGCATGGTCGATACGGCAGCGGGCGAGTTTCCCGCAAAGTCGCCGTACTACTACCTCTCGCGCGGCGAGCTGGACGAGATGCGCCCGACTCCGCACGAGGCGGTGGTCGTCGTCGGAAGCGGACCGATCCGCATCGGACAAGGCATCGAGTTCGATTACAGCTGCGTGCATGCCGCGTGGGCCTTGCGCAACGCCGGACGTTCCGCGGTGATCGTCAATAATAATCCCGAGACCGTCTCGACCGATTTCGACGTTTCCGACGTCCTCGTCTTCGAGCCGCCGGGTGCCGACGAAGTGGAGGCCGCATATCGCGCGACCAACGCGCGCGGCGTCATGCTGGCTTTCGGGGGTCAAACCGCCATCAACTTAGCCGGCGAGCTGCAGCGGCGCGGCGTTCCGCTCGTCGGGAGCGACCGCGCTTCGCTCGACATGGCGGAGGACCGCGAGCAGTTCGACGCGGCGCTTTCGCGGCTCGGCGTCGCCCGGCCTGAAGGAAAAGCGGCGCGCAGTTTCCGCGAGGCGCGTGCCATCGCCCGCGAGCTCGGCTTTCCGGTGCTCGTGCGCCCGTCGTTCGTTCTGGGCGGCCGAGCGATGGAAATCGTCTACAACGAAGGTCAGCTCGCGTCGTACGCGGAGTCGGCTCCCCCGATTCTTCCCGACGCGCCGCTGCTGGTCGACAAGTACCTGCGCGGTTTAGAGATCGAAGTCGACGCAGTCTGCGACGGCGACGACATCATGATCCCGGGAATCTTCGAGCACATCGAGCGCGCGGGCATTCATTCCGGCGACTCGATCAGCGTCTACCCGACGCAGACGATCGACGAAGCCATGGAGCGCCACATCGCCGACGTCACTTTAGCCATCGCACGCGAGCTGCGCATTCGGGGGCTCATCAATATCCAGTTCGTGATCCACGAGAGCGCGCTCTACATCATCGAGGCCAATCCGCGCGCCAGCCGCACCGTACCGATCATTCAAAAGGCGACGGGGATCAATATGGTCGCCGCGGCGACCCGGATCGCGCTCGGCGAAAAACTGCGCGACATGGAATACGGCGTCGGCTTACATCCGCGCGTGCCGTACGTCGTCGTCAAAGTCCCGGTGTTCTCGTTCTCGAAGATGCGCGGCGTCGAGACGATCTTGGGTCCGGAGATGAAATCCACCGGCGAGGTTCTCGGGATCGACGAAACGTTCGCGGGGGCGTTAGCCAAGGGATTTCTGGCCGCCGGCGTGCGTCTGCCCGGAGACGGCGGACGCATTCTCGTGTCGATCGCCGACGAGGAGAAGGCGGAGGCCGTTCCCGTGCTGCGGCGGTACGCCGAGCTCGGGCACACGCTGGTTGCGACGCCCGGCACGCGTGCAGTGCTCGAGGCGGCCGGCATTCGATGCGAAAGCATCAACAAGATCGCGCAGGGTTCGCCGCACGTACTCGATCTCATCACGTCGCGCGGCGTCGACCTCGTGATCAACGACGCCAAGGGGCCGCGCGAAATTTCCGACAACTACAAAATCCGTCGCGCTGCGGTGGAAGCGAGTATTGCGTGTTTGACAAGTCTGGATACGGCTCGGGCGCTCGCGGAGGCCCTCGCAAGCACGGCGGGTCCGCCGCGGAGCTTGCAAGAGTATCGCAACGCAGCGCTGACGATCGAATCCTAG
- the pdxH gene encoding pyridoxamine 5'-phosphate oxidase: MNLALSETSLDPNPIAQLKRWMADAAQSANPEPNAMALATATVDGKPAVRYVLLRGLDERGLRFYTSYFSRKGRQLEANPFAAAALHWPELQRQVLVEGAVHVLSEDESDAYFASRPRGHQLGAWASEQSEPIGSRDVLEERYVHFDQRFAGEEVPRPHSWGGYAIAPERLEFWQGQANRLHDRFEYRRATGGWTIRRLQP; this comes from the coding sequence ATGAATCTCGCGCTGTCCGAAACTTCGCTCGATCCCAACCCGATCGCGCAGCTGAAGCGCTGGATGGCCGACGCGGCGCAAAGCGCCAATCCCGAACCCAACGCGATGGCGCTGGCGACCGCGACGGTCGACGGCAAGCCCGCGGTGCGGTACGTGCTGCTGCGCGGTCTCGACGAACGCGGTCTGCGATTCTACACCTCGTACTTCAGCCGTAAAGGAAGACAGCTGGAAGCCAATCCGTTTGCGGCCGCGGCCTTGCACTGGCCGGAGCTGCAACGTCAAGTGCTCGTCGAAGGCGCCGTCCACGTGCTCTCCGAGGACGAGTCGGACGCCTACTTTGCCTCACGGCCGCGCGGCCACCAACTGGGAGCGTGGGCGTCGGAACAAAGCGAACCGATTGGATCGCGGGACGTACTCGAGGAACGATACGTGCATTTCGACCAGCGTTTCGCAGGTGAAGAGGTCCCGCGGCCGCACTCTTGGGGCGGCTACGCGATCGCACCCGAGCGCTTGGAGTTCTGGCAGGGGCAAGCCAACCGGCTGCACGACCGTTTTGAATACCGGCGCGCGACCGGAGGGTGGACGATCCGGCGCCTTCAGCCGTAG